The genomic region TTCCTAGTTTATCCTGGGGACCCAGAAAACTGTTGTACAGAGGGATAGCGGCAGCGTCCCTGTTCCAATCTAGCatcgtgtgtgtgtttttctgaaTGGGAGTTGGGGCCCTGATATGGTGACTTCAGCAGCCCTGACTCCCTCAGGCCACTGTGGTGATGTTTTACCTgaggctggggttgccagcctccaggtggagcctgaagatttcccactattacaactgatctccagacaacgaagatcagttctgctggataaaatggctgctttggagggtggactgtatggcattgtaccattttgaagtctctctcctccccacatccTGCTTTCTCCAGATTCCACCTCCGAAATCTccagtatttcccctcccagagctggcaatggcaaccctgcaacagagatcagttcccctggagaaaatggctgtttttggAAGCTTGATTCAgtgacattgtaccctgctgaggtccctcccccaactctgcccctccccccagacttcaccccccctccaaatctccaggtatttccgcaCCCACAGCTGGCAGCCTTAGGCTCAAACTTCCTCAGGTATGGGATCTGAAGGTAGTTTGTGATAAGAGGCTCCTCTGCCCTACAACAGATGGGAGGCCTCTGCTTCAAAGTTAACGTGAGCACTTCATGCAGACTGTCAGTTCCTCAGCTGTTCCTCTAGAGCCATATCTGGGCAGTGTCCACACTCTCCAGGCCCTTTTACTGCTTGCTGGAGCAGTCTGAAATTGGCAAGGAGCAAAACAGAGCCAGTCAATCTGCCATGAGGGTCGGCTGCAGGCCTGTTCTTGCCTGAAAATGCCATTCCGCATAGCTTGTCTGCGTGTTTATTGAACTGCTTCAGACTGCAGCTGCTCCGGAGGGCTCGGTTTGTTAAACAGACGCCACACACAGGGAGGGCATAACAGGGAGTTGCTTCCAAAACTTGGCTTGAAGTGAAATCTAAACTGAATCTGGAGAGTTTGTTGATCAGAGCTAGGGTCACCAACTATGAGGCTTGGAAAATTTCTAGCGTTTGGcaacggagcctggggaggacagagtttagggaggggggagtttggcaggggagggaccccttgattcccctccccccttttcagaTTTCCACCTGAAcatatacgaacatatgaagctgccttatactgaatcagaccctcagtccatcaaagtcagtattgtctactcagactggcagcggctctccagggtctcaaagctgaggtttttcacacctatttgccaggagcctttttagttggagatgccagggattgaacctgggaccttctgcttaccaagcagatgctcgaccactgagccaccatcccttccccaatctggaaaaaaaaacctcttggAAAAAGGATTGCAGAATTACATGTTGTGTAGTCCTGCCCTGAGTGAACCATATGCAAGCACAGGTTCTGCAAGTAGTTGTGTTGGTTTGCAGACAAATTCCAAAACCACAAATCATGCAATTATCTTCTATTAGGACCAAAATAGTGTGCATCTAATGCACAGTGCAAGCTTTAAACTTCTCTGGAACTGTTCTTCAGGCTGGACATTGGGGGAGCCAAAAAAGCAGGAGGATAAAAAAACATTGTTTCAAAGGGAGGGAGTGGCTCACTAGTAGAGCATCTGGTTTGCGTGCACAAAGTCTCAGGTTCAGTGCCTGGAATCTGCTGGTTTAAAAGGCTcccatgatgtgaaagacttttaCCCTAGATTTTGGAGTGTCAGAGTCTGCAATattgatcttgatagaccaatggtctgactcaataaaaagcagcttcatgcattcaaaaTACAACGACCTGCACTTGTAATTTTGACATGGAAAACAAGATGTGCTGCAGACTAAATTGGACTAATTTAGATGGCGTTGGATGCAGAACAGGTTTTTAAGTGTACCAAGTTGCTGGAACAAAGGAGGGTGGAAATGCCATTCTTCCTTTGTGAATATGAGAGGCAGCAAAAGGGTAAATATCTCTCCAACATTAAACGAGACGCATAGATCCTGTGCAAGGCAGTGAGCAAAAATGAAACGCGATGCTTCTTATTGAAGCTGGAGGTTAGTTTAAGGTGTTGCGAAAGGTAACGAGCCAGTGGAATTCAAGTGGGTTACAGACAGCCAGTGTCATATAGTGGTTGGAGTGCTGGAGCAGGACAATGgaaacttgggttcaaatccccactcaaatTTATGAAGtcaccttgagccagtcattcctgtcaacctaacctacctcacagggttaaaAGGAAGATAAAAGCTCTATGGATGCTGTTCTGAGTTCCTTGGAGCAAGAGCggaattttaaaaatgtggtaACTACATATAAGCTACCACAAGGACGGTCTattattatagggttgccaatctccaggtgggggctggagattctCTGCAATTATAGCTGGTCTCCAGAGTACATAAatatcttgtttatttatttaaaacatttatttcactTATCCTGAAGAAAAAGGTTTTTTTGGAAGGGAGATTGCCTGGATTAAGATCCCagtaaggtccctcccctctccaaaaccCACTCTCCCAGGCTGCACCCTTGAATCTCCAGGTAATTTTGAACATGGAGTCGGCAACCTTAGCTGACATAAGGAAAGATGCAGAATAGTTTTTTGGTGAGAACAACCTTTGGAAAGTTGTTCTCTCTGGATTTGCTAAAAGGTTTCTTCCCCACCACTCTACTCTTGGCAGGTAAACACGAAGAGCAACAGGAAGAAGGAGGAATAGTCTCCAAGAACTTCACTAAGAAAATCCAGTAAGTACAAAGACCCTTCTTGAGCCAGGCTAACTCtaggccaaaccaggcctgatTTGGTAGTTCTACAAATTGAGCTCCCTGCAATTGGTCCTTTTCATATACCAGGTGTGAGAGAAGCtaatttggattgggaccatggcatgagagcagggctggctcacctactaggcaaactagacgcttgcctagggcaccgggagcgAGGatcgccaaattgggctctcccgcCACCCAtgacaaacgcctagtttgcctgcctgcctctctcccctccgTCACCGCagcacttttccttccctttctgcctgccccccccaTTGCTGCCGCCGCTCTTTTCCTTCCCGCCCGCCACTGCCGCTGCCatactttcccttcccttcccatccgcCCCCACATCACCGCCACCGctgctcttttccttcccttcctgcctgccccccATTACTGCAGCCGCTGCTGCATTTTTCCTTCCCTCAGGCCAGCCCTAGCCCTTCTAGTGTATCCCTGCGGCTGCCGCCTACTTGCGAGTAGGCAGCAGCTGCTGGGCTACTTGTGATTAGGCAGCAGGCCCAGTGACTGGGGCAGAGCtctgctgcctagggcgccagaagggctagggccggccctgcatgaGAGAGTGGAAAGGAGTTATGTTCTCCTCTGTGCCTTTTTCCCATCCTGAAATGATGCCACATAGATACTATTTGCCTCAGCCTGGAAACATAACTAGTATCTTTCCCCACATGTAGCAATCCTAAATTGCACCTCTCTTTTCCGACTGGAGCTAATAatagcgggggggtggggaggggtgatgCTCTCAGAGCAATGGCACAAAGGGAAAGCGTTAACTCCCTATGTCCCAACACCAATATTAATTAGAATCCACCATGGCTGCTTTATGATGTAATACATAGTTCAGCTCCTACACTATCACTTCTTAAAGCCCTATGCTAGAAAAAACTGAAAATGGAGAACTATGCAACTTGAAAGCAATACAGATGACTGGCTTACCATGGGGTAGTGGTTTCTGTCACAGTTTGGCTTGTCTGTT from Heteronotia binoei isolate CCM8104 ecotype False Entrance Well unplaced genomic scaffold, APGP_CSIRO_Hbin_v1 ptg000807l, whole genome shotgun sequence harbors:
- the LOC132590803 gene encoding heat shock protein beta-8-like — encoded protein: MQNSFLVRTTFGKLFSLDLLKGFFPTTLLLAGKHEEQQEEGGIVSKNFTKKIQLPGEVDPTTVFASLSPEGLLIIEGPQIPPYYQYGDSSYGNEIPVDNQETTCA